The DNA segment TGTAGGCGTGGATGTATTCCTCGGCCTGGAAGCCAAGGAACGCAATGCCCAGCAGCACAGTGATCGCCAGCCACAGTTTCAGCGCGCCGCGATGGCCCTTCTTCAAGGCGTGGTGGGCGATGGTGATGGTCACGCTGGAGCTGACCAGCAGAATGGTGTTGATCAGCGGCAGGCCCCATGGGCTGATGACATCCTTGGGCGGCGGAAAAAGCTTCGGGTCCGGGTTGTTCAACAGTGGCCAGACGTACTCGAAATTCGGCCAGAGCATCTCCGACAAACCCTTGCTGCCTTCGCCGGCCAGACCGGGCGCGGAAACCACGCGGATATAAAAAAGCGCGCCGAAAAAGGCGACAAAGAACATCACCTCGGAAAAGATGAACCAGCTCATGCCCCAGCGGAACGAGCGATCCAGCTGTGGGCTGTAGAGACCCGCGCGGCTTTCCTTGATCACCGCGCCGAACCAGCCGAACAACATGTACGCCAGCAACAGCCCGCCGACGAAAAAGATCAGCGGGCCGTGGGAATCCGGGCGCGCTGCCTTCAGATCGTTGAACCAGGTAGCCAGGCCGTACACGGTGACGAACATCCCGAGCGTGGCGATGATCGGCCATTTGCTCTGGGCCGGGACGTAATAGTGCTCATGAGTTGCCATTTATTGTTCTCCTTATCGGCCACGCTCAGCCGCCGGTATTAACAGCCACCGGTGGATGTCGGGCGGTGATATCGAACAGCGTGTAGGACAGCGTCAGGTGCTTCACTTCCTTGGGCATGTCGCGGTCAACGATGAAACGCACCGGCATCTCGATTTGTTCACCGGGCTGCAGCACCTGCTGGGTAAAGCAAAAGCATTCGGTCTTGTGAAAAAACGCCGCCGCGTTGCTCGGCGCGATGCTCGGCACCGCTTGCGCACTCATCGGCTTGTCGGTGGGGTTGCGCGCAATGAACACCATCTCGTTGACCGCACCGGGGTTGGCGGTCAGTTCGTCATGCTTGGGATAGAAATCCCATGGCATGTCGGCGGTGTTGGTCGAGAGAAACTGCACGCGCACCTGGCGCGAAGTGTCGACCACTTGCTCGCCCTCGTACTGCCCGCCGGTCTTGCCGTTGATGCCGAAGGCCTTGCACATCACGTCGTAGATCGGCACCAGGGCAAAACCGAAGACGAACATTGCCACCACCACCAGCAGCAGGCGGGTGACCAGTTTTTTCAGCGAGATCGAGTCAGCCATGGTGTTTGACCTCTGCCGAGAACCCTGTGGGAGCTGGCAAGCCAGCTCCCACAGAGATTTTCACAAGGCTGAAGGTTTTCATTTCACTTCCGGCGGCGTGGTAAAGGTGTGATACGGCGCCGGCGACGGCACGCTCCACTCCAGGCCTTCGGCGCCATCCCACGGTTTGGCCGGGGCCGGTGCGCCGCCACGAATGGTCTTGATGACGATGAACAGGAAGAAAATCTGCGTGGCGCCGAACATGAACGCGCCGATCGACGAGACC comes from the Pseudomonas granadensis genome and includes:
- a CDS encoding cytochrome c oxidase assembly protein, yielding MADSISLKKLVTRLLLVVVAMFVFGFALVPIYDVMCKAFGINGKTGGQYEGEQVVDTSRQVRVQFLSTNTADMPWDFYPKHDELTANPGAVNEMVFIARNPTDKPMSAQAVPSIAPSNAAAFFHKTECFCFTQQVLQPGEQIEMPVRFIVDRDMPKEVKHLTLSYTLFDITARHPPVAVNTGG
- a CDS encoding cytochrome c oxidase subunit 3, which encodes MATHEHYYVPAQSKWPIIATLGMFVTVYGLATWFNDLKAARPDSHGPLIFFVGGLLLAYMLFGWFGAVIKESRAGLYSPQLDRSFRWGMSWFIFSEVMFFVAFFGALFYIRVVSAPGLAGEGSKGLSEMLWPNFEYVWPLLNNPDPKLFPPPKDVISPWGLPLINTILLVSSSVTITIAHHALKKGHRGALKLWLAITVLLGIAFLGFQAEEYIHAYKELGLTLGSGIYGATFFMLTGFHGAHVTIGTIILFVMLMRIMKGHFDNEHQFGFEAASWYWHFVDVVWIGLFFFVYVL